Proteins from a genomic interval of Ictalurus furcatus strain D&B chromosome 2, Billie_1.0, whole genome shotgun sequence:
- the LOC128620371 gene encoding E3 ubiquitin/ISG15 ligase TRIM25-like, translated as MAEASISVDQFSCPVCLDLLKDPVTISCGHSFCKVCINGCWDKEDKSGVYRCPQCRDTFTSRPVLRRNNMLAEVVEKLKKTEVQAVSPAHCYAGPGYVECDFCTGRKCKAVKFCLMCLASFCETHLKPHYEVPALKKHELVEASGNLQEKICSEHDKVLEIYCRTDQSFICYLCMTEEHKSHDS; from the coding sequence ATGGCAGAGGCCAGTATTTCAGTGGATcagttcagctgtccagtttgtctagatctactgaaggatccgGTGACGATATCCTGTGGTCACAGTTtctgtaaggtgtgtattaatggcTGCTGGGATAAGGAAGATAAGAGTGGAGTGTATCGCTGTCCTCAGTGCAGAGACACTTTCACTTCGAGGCCTGTTCTACGCAGAAACAACATGCTGgctgaagtggtggagaaactgaagaagactgaagtccaagctgtttctcctgctcactgttacgctggacctggatatgtggagtgtgatttctgcaccGGGAGAAAATGCAAAGCCGTCAAGTTCTGTCTGATGTGTCTGGCGTCCTTTTGTGAAACTCATCTGAAACCTCACTATGAAGTTCCTGCTTTGAAAAAGCACGAGTTAGTCGAAGCTTCTGGAAATTTACAAGAAAAGATCTGCTCTGAACATGATAAAGTGCTGGAGATCTACTGTCGTACTGACCAAAGCTTCATCTGTTATCTGTGTATGACGGAAGAACACAAAAGCCACGACAGTTAA